A window of Halopelagius inordinatus genomic DNA:
CTAGGAGACGCCGTAATAACCCACATCCCGTCCATGGACGGGAGGGCCGGTCCGACGTCTTGCTGATAGTCAACCATATACGTGATAGAGGTCTACGGAAGGGTAATGAGTGCCCGAACGGCCACCGCGACAGGGACTCGGCTGACGCTCGATCTGTGGCATCCGAACTGCTGGGCTATCGAGGCGACGGACCGCCTCCCGGGCGGCATCCTCGCGCACGCCATCTACACCGCGCCGGAGACGCTCGGAGAGGGCGAGACGGTGAACGGACTGTTCACGGCCTACGGGGAGTCTGCCGAGGAAGTCGAACGGCTGTTAGACGCCATCGAGGAATCCGACCGCGCCGGCGAGGTCCGAGAACTGCAAGAGCGGTTCGGTCGAAGCGCCGCCCGCGTCGCTCCCGGCCGAGTCGCCCGCGAGTTCTTCTTGGAGTACGACCCCGGCGACATGATCTGTCCGGTGTTGCTCAGACACGGATTCGTCCACAGTGCGCCCTCGCGCATCGAGGGGGGACGAGAGTACTGGAAGGTGTGTTTCGCCGGCGAACGCGGCGAGATAGAGGCCAACCTCGAGGCGGTCCGAGACGAGAGCGGCGCGGAGATATCCGTCGCGCGCATCGCCTCCTCGGAGACGGTCGAACCCGAACGCGAACGGCGACTCGGGACGCTGACGTCGACGCAGAAAGAGGTGTTCGAACTCGCCCGCGACCGAGGCTACTACCAGTGGCCCCGCGGCATCTCCACGCGCGACTTGGCCGAGGAGTTCGACATCTCGAAGACGACGCTTTTGGAACATCTCCGAAAGGCGGAGGCGAAACTGCTCGACCCCGAGTCGAACTGAGCGCGGTCGTCAGGAGAGCACCGCACGGAGCGCGAACAGCGCGTTCTCCTTCCGTTCGCGAACCCGCCGGGAGAAGTACGACATCCACTTGTCGCCGTACGGGATGTACTGGTAGACCGGTATCTTCCCGACGAGTTCGTCTTGGACGTCCTCGCGGACGCCCATCAGCATCTGCACCTCGAACGGGGTCCGATGCTCGCGGTAGAGGTCCGCGGCGTGGTTCACCATCGCCAGGTCGTGACTTCCGACGGCGACGCCGTCGTCGAACTCGCGGAACATGAACGCCAGATGCTCGCGGTACTTCTCGTCTACGACCGACTTGTCTTTGTAGGCGATGGATTTCGGTTCGTCGTACGCGCCCTTGACGAGTCTGACCTTCCCCGGGACGTCGGCGAGGCGTTCCAAATCGTCGCCCGTCCGCTTGAGGTTCGCCTGCACGCAGAGGCCGACGTTGCCGTCGGACCGGCGGGCGTTCTCCTCGAACGCGTCGAGTGTCGCGTCGGTGGTGTCCGCGTCCTCCATGTCGACCCAGACGAACACGTCTCGGTCCGTCGCGTGGTCGACGATGCGCTCTAAGTTCTCCTCGAACGCGCGTTCGCCGACGCCGAGTCCGATCTGAGACGGCTTCACCGAGACGGTACAGTCGAGGTTTCGGTCGTCGATTCGGTCGACGAGTTCGACGTACTGTCGGGCGTCCTCGTCTGCGGGTTCTCGCGCGTCGTAGTGCTCGCCGAGGAGGTTCACTATCCCCCGAATCCCGCGTTCGTTCGTCTCCGAGACGTACGAGAGCGCGGTCTCGGCGTCCTCGCCCGCCACAAAGTTGTTCGCCACCGGTGGTATCATCTTTCGCCACTGTCCGCCCTATCGGCTTAGTGTGAGACCCTACCATACAATTCTTGGTGATTCGAGACGAAATTAACTTAATATCGGACGGTTGAAGTCGTTCTACCCCCGGATTCGACTCCCGAACCCGACCATGGTCGGATGTACCCTTA
This region includes:
- a CDS encoding helix-turn-helix domain-containing protein; the encoded protein is MSARTATATGTRLTLDLWHPNCWAIEATDRLPGGILAHAIYTAPETLGEGETVNGLFTAYGESAEEVERLLDAIEESDRAGEVRELQERFGRSAARVAPGRVAREFFLEYDPGDMICPVLLRHGFVHSAPSRIEGGREYWKVCFAGERGEIEANLEAVRDESGAEISVARIASSETVEPERERRLGTLTSTQKEVFELARDRGYYQWPRGISTRDLAEEFDISKTTLLEHLRKAEAKLLDPESN
- a CDS encoding proline dehydrogenase family protein, coding for MIPPVANNFVAGEDAETALSYVSETNERGIRGIVNLLGEHYDAREPADEDARQYVELVDRIDDRNLDCTVSVKPSQIGLGVGERAFEENLERIVDHATDRDVFVWVDMEDADTTDATLDAFEENARRSDGNVGLCVQANLKRTGDDLERLADVPGKVRLVKGAYDEPKSIAYKDKSVVDEKYREHLAFMFREFDDGVAVGSHDLAMVNHAADLYREHRTPFEVQMLMGVREDVQDELVGKIPVYQYIPYGDKWMSYFSRRVRERKENALFALRAVLS